From the genome of Phytohabitans rumicis, one region includes:
- the gmk gene encoding guanylate kinase, which translates to MEDDARPEAARLTVLSGPSGVGKDSVIELIRARSPWVWLSVSVTTRKMRDYEVDGVHYFFVDRTEFERMAASGQLLEWAEFAGNLYGTPRGPVEARLHEGEPVLLKIDLQGARQVRAAMPEAQLVFLAPPSVEELKRRLIGRGTDDEETIRRRLVHADEELAAEREFDVTVVNDYVERAADELVSLLGSSFLTPARPGSTS; encoded by the coding sequence ATGGAAGACGACGCGCGCCCGGAAGCGGCTCGCCTCACCGTCCTGTCCGGCCCCTCTGGAGTCGGGAAGGACAGCGTGATCGAGTTGATCCGGGCGCGCTCGCCGTGGGTGTGGCTGTCCGTGTCCGTCACCACCCGGAAGATGCGTGACTACGAGGTCGACGGCGTGCACTACTTCTTCGTCGACCGGACCGAGTTCGAGCGGATGGCCGCCAGCGGACAGCTGCTGGAGTGGGCCGAGTTCGCCGGCAACCTGTACGGGACGCCGCGCGGCCCCGTCGAGGCGCGGCTGCACGAGGGCGAGCCGGTGCTCCTCAAGATCGACCTTCAGGGCGCCCGGCAGGTCCGGGCCGCGATGCCGGAGGCCCAGCTCGTCTTCCTCGCCCCGCCGAGCGTCGAGGAGCTCAAGCGGCGGCTCATCGGCCGCGGCACCGACGACGAGGAGACCATCCGGCGCCGGCTGGTCCACGCCGACGAGGAGCTGGCCGCCGAGCGCGAATTCGATGTGACGGTGGTCAACGACTACGTCGAGCGTGCCGCGGACGAACTGGTAAGCTTGCTCGGTTCATCCTTTCTGACCCCGGCACGTCCGGGTTCGACAAGCTGA
- the rpoZ gene encoding DNA-directed RNA polymerase subunit omega, with product MGSVANPEGITNPPIDELLEKTSSKYALVIFAAKRARQVNAYYSQLGEGLLEYVGPLVETTPQEKPLSIAMREINAGLLTAEPTDNP from the coding sequence GTGGGTTCCGTCGCAAATCCCGAAGGCATCACCAACCCGCCTATCGACGAGCTGCTCGAAAAGACGTCGTCGAAGTACGCGCTGGTCATCTTCGCCGCCAAGCGCGCGCGTCAGGTCAACGCCTACTACAGCCAGCTCGGCGAGGGCCTGCTGGAGTACGTCGGCCCGCTGGTGGAGACCACGCCCCAGGAGAAGCCGCTCTCCATCGCCATGCGCGAGATCAACGCGGGGCTGCTCACCGCCGAGCCGACTGACAACCCGTAA
- the mihF gene encoding integration host factor, actinobacterial type: MPLPSLSPEQRAAALEKAAEIRKARAELKEQLKQGKTTLAAVLERAESDDVVGKLKVSAVLQALPGIGKIRATQIMEKLKIADSRRLRGLGEQQRKALLGEFASN; encoded by the coding sequence GTGCCGCTCCCGTCACTGAGCCCCGAACAGCGTGCAGCCGCGCTGGAGAAGGCTGCGGAGATCCGCAAGGCCCGCGCTGAGCTGAAGGAGCAGCTCAAGCAGGGCAAGACCACCCTCGCCGCCGTACTCGAACGTGCCGAGTCCGACGACGTCGTAGGCAAGCTCAAGGTCTCGGCCGTGCTGCAGGCGCTCCCGGGTATCGGCAAGATTCGAGCGACCCAGATCATGGAGAAGCTCAAGATTGCCGACAGCCGGCGCCTGCGCGGACTCGGCGAGCAGCAGCGTAAGGCGCTGCTTGGGGAGTTCGCTTCGAACTGA
- the coaBC gene encoding bifunctional phosphopantothenoylcysteine decarboxylase/phosphopantothenate--cysteine ligase CoaBC, whose translation MAAVVLGVGGGIAAYKSCELLRLFTESGHAVRVVPTASALRFVGAPTWAALSGQPVADDVWAQVHEVPHVRIGQNADLVVVAPATADLLAKAAHGLADDLLTNTLLTARCPVVYAPAMHTEMWEHAATAANVATLRARGAIVIEPAVGRLTGADSGKGRLPEPAEIFALARRVLARGGVHADLAGRHVVVTAGGTREPLDPVRFLGNRSSGKQGYAFARTAAARGARVTLISANVALPDPAGVDVVRIGTTEDLRKAAVEAAAGADAVVMAAAPADFRPAVYSDSKIKKSDDGGAPVIELVTNPDVAAELGERKRPGQVLVAFAAETGEGDEALANARAKLARKRADLIVLNRVGVDRVFGADANAATVIGADGSLTDLPEQPKDDLADAVWDLVITHLTHTS comes from the coding sequence GTGGCCGCGGTAGTCCTCGGGGTGGGCGGTGGTATCGCCGCCTACAAGTCCTGCGAGCTGCTGCGGCTTTTCACGGAATCGGGCCACGCGGTCCGCGTCGTGCCGACCGCGTCCGCCCTCCGTTTCGTCGGGGCACCCACCTGGGCCGCGTTGTCCGGCCAGCCGGTCGCCGACGACGTGTGGGCGCAGGTGCACGAGGTGCCACACGTGCGGATCGGCCAAAACGCCGACTTGGTCGTGGTCGCGCCGGCCACCGCCGACCTGCTCGCCAAGGCGGCCCACGGGCTCGCCGACGACCTGCTCACCAACACGCTGCTCACCGCCCGGTGCCCGGTCGTGTACGCGCCGGCCATGCACACCGAGATGTGGGAGCACGCCGCCACCGCGGCCAACGTCGCCACCCTCCGCGCCCGCGGCGCGATCGTCATCGAGCCCGCCGTCGGGCGCCTGACCGGCGCCGACTCCGGCAAGGGCCGCCTGCCCGAGCCGGCCGAGATCTTCGCGCTGGCACGCCGGGTGCTCGCGCGCGGCGGCGTCCACGCGGATCTGGCCGGCCGCCACGTCGTCGTCACCGCCGGGGGTACGCGCGAGCCGCTCGACCCGGTCCGGTTCCTGGGCAACCGTTCCTCCGGCAAGCAGGGGTACGCGTTCGCGCGTACCGCCGCGGCCCGGGGTGCCCGGGTCACGCTGATCAGCGCCAACGTGGCCCTGCCCGACCCGGCCGGCGTCGACGTGGTGCGGATCGGCACCACCGAGGACCTGCGCAAGGCGGCCGTGGAAGCCGCCGCCGGGGCCGACGCGGTCGTCATGGCCGCCGCGCCCGCCGACTTCCGCCCGGCCGTCTACTCCGACTCGAAGATCAAGAAGTCGGACGACGGCGGTGCGCCGGTGATCGAGCTGGTCACGAACCCCGACGTGGCCGCCGAGCTGGGCGAGCGCAAGCGTCCCGGCCAGGTGCTGGTGGCGTTCGCCGCCGAGACCGGGGAGGGCGACGAGGCGCTCGCCAACGCCCGCGCCAAGCTGGCCCGCAAGCGCGCCGACCTCATCGTGCTCAACCGGGTGGGCGTCGACCGGGTGTTCGGCGCGGACGCGAATGCCGCTACGGTTATCGGGGCCGATGGGTCCCTCACCGATCTGCCCGAACAGCCGAAGGACGATCTCGCCGACGCCGTCTGGGATCTCGTAATAACCCACTTAACCCATACGTCATAA
- the metK gene encoding methionine adenosyltransferase translates to MARRLFTSESVTEGHPDKIADQISDGILDALLAQDPRSRVAVETLITTGQVHVAGEVTTQAYADIPAIVRETILGIGYDSSKKGFDGASCGVSVSIGSQSPDIAQGVDSAIELRSGSSESALDAQGAGDQGMMFGFACSETPELMPLPIALAHRLARRLSATRKDGTIPYLRPDGKTQVTVEYDGLRPVRLDTVVVSSQHAADISLESLLTPDVREHVIAPELEGLGLDTEGYRLLVNPTGRFEIGGPMGDAGLTGRKIIVDTYGGYARHGGGAFSGKDPSKVDRSAAYAMRWVAKNVVAAGLAERVEAQVAYAIGKAQPVSLFVETFGTENVPVDRIEKAIKEVFDLRPAAIIRDLDLLRPIYQQTAAYGHFGRDLPDLTWERVDRAADLKSAAGA, encoded by the coding sequence GTGGCACGCCGCCTGTTCACCTCCGAGTCGGTCACGGAGGGCCACCCCGACAAGATCGCTGACCAGATCAGCGACGGCATCCTCGACGCGCTGCTCGCACAGGACCCGCGCAGCCGGGTCGCGGTGGAGACCCTCATCACGACCGGCCAGGTGCACGTGGCCGGCGAGGTGACCACGCAGGCGTACGCGGACATCCCGGCGATCGTCCGCGAGACCATCCTGGGCATCGGGTACGACTCGTCCAAGAAGGGCTTCGACGGCGCGTCCTGCGGCGTGAGCGTGTCGATCGGGTCCCAGTCGCCCGACATCGCCCAGGGCGTCGACAGCGCCATCGAGCTGCGCAGCGGCTCGTCGGAGAGCGCGCTGGACGCGCAGGGCGCCGGCGACCAGGGCATGATGTTCGGCTTCGCGTGCAGCGAGACGCCCGAGCTGATGCCGCTGCCGATCGCGCTCGCGCACCGGCTGGCCCGGCGGCTGTCGGCGACCCGCAAGGACGGCACGATCCCGTACCTGCGGCCGGACGGCAAGACCCAGGTGACGGTGGAGTACGACGGGCTGCGGCCGGTCCGGCTCGACACGGTCGTCGTGTCCAGCCAGCACGCCGCCGACATCTCGCTGGAGTCGCTGCTCACCCCGGACGTGCGCGAGCACGTGATCGCCCCCGAGCTGGAGGGCCTGGGCCTGGACACCGAGGGCTACCGGCTGCTGGTCAACCCGACCGGGCGCTTCGAGATCGGCGGCCCGATGGGCGACGCCGGCCTCACCGGCCGGAAGATCATCGTGGACACCTACGGCGGGTACGCCCGGCACGGCGGCGGCGCGTTCTCCGGCAAGGACCCGTCGAAGGTCGACCGCTCCGCGGCGTACGCGATGCGCTGGGTCGCCAAGAACGTCGTGGCGGCCGGCCTGGCCGAGCGGGTCGAGGCGCAGGTCGCGTACGCGATCGGCAAGGCCCAGCCGGTGAGCCTGTTCGTCGAGACGTTCGGCACCGAGAACGTCCCCGTGGACCGCATCGAAAAGGCCATCAAGGAGGTCTTCGACCTGAGGCCCGCAGCGATCATCCGCGACCTGGACCTCCTCCGCCCGATCTACCAGCAAACCGCCGCCTACGGCCACTTCGGCCGAGACCTCCCCGACCTCACCTGGGAACGAGTAGACCGCGCCGCCGACCTCAAGAGCGCCGCCGGCGCGTAG